The Halanaerobium praevalens DSM 2228 genome contains a region encoding:
- the ltrA gene encoding group II intron reverse transcriptase/maturase has protein sequence MSKAKSFNIPKSLVFTAFKAVKKNKGSAGIDKISIEKYEKNLKNNLYKLWNRMASGTYFPKAVKAVEIPKKNGGIRVLGVPTVEDRIAQMIVKLSMEKIIDPIFLNDSYGYRPNRSAHDAIKVTRSRCWKYDWVLEFDIKGLFDNINHKLLLKAVYKYAKYKWEILYIKRWLANPVSNNNKITKNTENGTPQGGVISPLLANLFLHFAFDKWMEKRFPNNKWCRYADDGIIHCNSRAEAIFILNCLKERMKECKLEIHPGKTKIIYCKDSNRKENNKLHEFTFLGYSFRPRKAKGINGSSFTSFLPAISNKAKKHIRRTIKSRYLLHQTQITLAEVADKYNSVLRGWLNYYGLYGKNELKKVLHHMNDHLVMWVIRKFDKLKTKKMKARKLLNKIAKENPNLFSHWTVGVLPMTG, from the coding sequence TTGAGTAAAGCAAAGTCATTTAATATACCTAAAAGCCTTGTTTTTACTGCATTTAAAGCAGTGAAAAAGAACAAAGGGTCAGCTGGTATAGATAAAATATCAATAGAAAAATATGAAAAGAATCTCAAAAATAATCTTTACAAACTATGGAACAGAATGGCTTCTGGAACATATTTCCCTAAAGCAGTAAAAGCAGTTGAAATTCCGAAGAAAAATGGAGGAATAAGAGTGCTTGGTGTTCCTACAGTAGAAGATAGAATTGCCCAGATGATTGTAAAACTATCAATGGAAAAGATAATTGATCCAATCTTTCTTAATGATTCCTATGGTTATAGACCAAATCGGTCAGCACATGATGCCATTAAAGTAACACGAAGCAGGTGCTGGAAGTATGATTGGGTATTAGAGTTTGATATCAAAGGTCTATTTGATAATATTAATCATAAATTACTTTTGAAAGCTGTTTATAAATATGCCAAATATAAATGGGAGATATTATATATAAAAAGATGGTTAGCAAATCCTGTTAGTAACAATAACAAAATTACAAAAAATACAGAAAATGGCACACCTCAAGGAGGAGTCATATCACCGCTTCTTGCAAATCTATTTTTGCATTTTGCTTTCGATAAATGGATGGAAAAAAGATTCCCAAATAATAAATGGTGTAGATATGCAGATGATGGAATAATTCATTGTAATAGCAGGGCGGAGGCAATATTCATCTTAAATTGCCTTAAAGAAAGAATGAAAGAATGTAAATTAGAAATACATCCTGGAAAAACTAAAATAATCTACTGTAAAGATAGTAATCGTAAAGAAAATAATAAACTTCATGAATTTACCTTTCTTGGATATTCTTTTAGGCCGAGAAAAGCTAAAGGTATAAATGGTAGTTCATTTACCAGTTTTTTGCCTGCAATATCCAATAAAGCAAAGAAACATATAAGAAGAACTATAAAAAGTAGGTATTTGCTGCATCAGACACAGATAACTCTTGCGGAAGTTGCTGATAAATACAATTCTGTACTAAGAGGCTGGTTAAATTATTATGGGCTTTATGGTAAAAATGAGTTAAAGAAGGTATTACATCACATGAATGATCATCTTGTTATGTGGGTTATCAGGAAATTTGATAAACTAAAAACGAAAAAGATGAAAGCAAGAAAGCTTTTAAATAAAATTGCTAAAGAGAATCCCAATTTATTTTCACATTGGACTGTTGGTGTATTACCAATGACTGGATAA
- a CDS encoding integrase core domain-containing protein: MIKGGFFKLYLIVDMFSRMIVAYEVWETENAEYSKRLIRKASLAQGIAAKDKPLVLHSDNGSPMKAATFLATLEKLGVQSSFSRPRVSNDNPYSESLFKTMKYRPIYPNKGFKDLNEAREWVAEFVRWYNHQHLHSGIKLVTPYQRHYGLDIEIMKKRTETYLKAKAEHPERWSGDIRDWTQPEYVTLNPMDTAEVEKYLNQQSS; this comes from the coding sequence ATGATTAAAGGTGGTTTCTTTAAACTCTATCTGATAGTTGACATGTTCAGCAGAATGATAGTCGCCTATGAAGTCTGGGAAACTGAAAACGCCGAATACTCTAAAAGACTGATTAGAAAAGCTTCACTAGCTCAGGGAATAGCAGCAAAAGATAAACCACTGGTACTGCACTCTGATAATGGAAGCCCAATGAAAGCAGCAACATTTCTAGCAACACTGGAGAAGCTGGGAGTACAAAGTTCTTTTTCAAGACCAAGAGTAAGTAATGATAATCCCTATTCTGAGTCATTATTTAAGACAATGAAGTACAGACCAATTTATCCTAACAAAGGCTTTAAAGACCTAAATGAAGCCAGAGAATGGGTAGCTGAGTTTGTCCGCTGGTATAATCACCAGCATTTACATAGCGGAATTAAATTAGTAACGCCCTACCAGAGACATTATGGGCTTGATATAGAGATCATGAAAAAAAGAACTGAAACATATTTAAAAGCTAAAGCAGAACATCCAGAAAGATGGTCAGGGGATATTAGAGATTGGACCCAGCCAGAATATGTAACTTTAAATCCAATGGATACTGCTGAAGTAGAAAAATATCTCAACCAACAGAGCTCTTAA
- a CDS encoding HNH endonuclease, translated as MTQVYENYWKITLAYTDIHGKKFRNSLEIILNFIDEHPEGFSFIDEDSEGKTNYKILASVLQEKYQINIVSARKIINQFVKLGFINCELKTYTYEAKQFLNAQTDLRRQLLFSRIVYKNSKFNASVTNQSEDQSEPKSINFLVKTLEKNGTLSTDDINGLMITDIKNYPKGYLEKNELNEAKSRAKKIGFEDRKYNQLSHFENIISKLYDIQIEKGVIKFKETTEDQIETKPDNTQRDSYMQKIYKDQLKEESEIFYKKPKCMVEELAYPTLIASHIKPYIESDEDEEFDPNNGLLLSRNIDSLFDLNYISFDNEGKIILSKKLSEDVKEHINDFCINKKFINEKRQEYLEYHRENLK; from the coding sequence ATGACTCAAGTTTATGAAAATTATTGGAAAATTACATTAGCATATACTGATATACATGGTAAAAAATTCAGAAACTCATTAGAGATTATTTTAAACTTTATTGATGAACATCCTGAAGGTTTTAGCTTTATTGATGAAGATTCTGAGGGTAAAACTAATTATAAAATTCTTGCAAGTGTTTTACAAGAGAAATATCAAATCAATATTGTTTCTGCACGAAAGATTATCAATCAATTTGTTAAATTAGGTTTTATAAATTGTGAATTGAAAACATATACATATGAAGCAAAACAATTTTTAAATGCTCAAACTGATCTTAGAAGACAGTTATTATTTTCAAGAATTGTTTACAAAAACTCAAAATTTAATGCATCAGTAACAAATCAATCAGAAGATCAATCAGAACCTAAATCAATAAACTTTTTAGTTAAGACTCTAGAGAAAAATGGAACTTTGTCAACAGATGATATTAATGGACTTATGATTACTGATATTAAAAATTATCCAAAAGGATATTTAGAAAAAAATGAATTAAATGAGGCTAAATCACGTGCAAAGAAAATTGGTTTTGAAGATAGAAAATATAATCAATTAAGTCATTTTGAAAATATTATTTCTAAATTGTATGATATACAAATAGAAAAAGGAGTTATAAAATTTAAAGAAACTACCGAGGATCAAATTGAAACTAAACCCGACAATACACAAAGAGATTCATACATGCAAAAAATTTATAAAGATCAATTAAAGGAAGAATCGGAAATTTTTTATAAAAAACCCAAATGTATGGTTGAAGAACTAGCCTATCCAACACTAATTGCTAGTCATATAAAACCTTATATTGAATCAGATGAAGACGAAGAATTTGATCCAAATAATGGATTATTATTAAGTAGAAATATAGACTCTTTATTTGATTTAAATTATATTTCATTTGACAATGAGGGTAAAATAATTTTAAGCAAAAAACTATCTGAAGATGTAAAAGAACATATTAATGATTTTTGTATAAATAAAAAATTCATTAACGAGAAGCGACAAGAATATCTTGAATACCATAGAGAAAACTTAAAATAA
- a CDS encoding IS3 family transposase (programmed frameshift): protein MAKRKYSDETKEQIVKECREIGNTALVARRHNISKHTVYSWVKKAKETGSVRSLPKDEKKKMKEIENRLDKMSDENDKLKKIVAEKELELAILRELRDNVKPPIALKVQIASKWINKGYNTSIVLDFVGLNSSTYYSNINRETKSESTNSSNSNNPKGRPIPGYSLTESGEKISDEQIKEWLLELIAGDGFPYGYRKLTVCLKEDYKLKINKKKVYRLCKELDILRPQRKIKKIRPKKIAKQEEITDPNQLWQMDLKYGYIDGTDQFFFQMSVIDVFDKTVIDYHLGLSCKAKDTCRVLKAALNKRKMYKGMNLPKIRTDNGPQFVSKLFGDTCESLGLEHQRIPVRTPNMNAHIESFHSVLEKDCYSINEFSSFIDAYKKVSEYMNYYNNRYRHGSLNDMPPAKFYKLAKAEKIVAEPVLA from the exons ATGGCAAAAAGAAAATATTCCGATGAAACTAAAGAACAAATTGTAAAAGAATGTCGCGAAATTGGCAACACAGCTCTTGTAGCAAGACGACATAATATTTCTAAACATACTGTCTATAGCTGGGTTAAAAAAGCTAAAGAAACTGGATCAGTTAGATCTCTTCCTAAAGATGAAAAAAAGAAAATGAAAGAGATCGAAAATAGACTTGATAAAATGAGCGATGAAAATGATAAGCTCAAAAAAATTGTAGCAGAAAAGGAACTAGAACTGGCAATATTAAGGGAGTTACGAGATAATGTAA AACCCCCGATAGCCCTCAAAGTTCAGATTGCATCAAAGTGGATAAATAAAGGATATAATACCTCTATTGTTTTAGACTTTGTTGGGCTTAATTCTTCCACTTATTACAGTAATATAAATAGAGAAACCAAAAGTGAAAGCACTAACAGCAGCAATTCCAATAATCCTAAAGGAAGACCTATACCAGGCTATTCCCTAACTGAATCAGGTGAAAAAATATCTGATGAGCAGATTAAAGAATGGCTTTTGGAACTAATAGCAGGTGATGGCTTTCCTTATGGTTACAGAAAGCTTACAGTCTGCTTAAAAGAAGACTATAAATTGAAAATCAACAAGAAAAAAGTATATAGATTATGCAAAGAATTAGACATATTAAGGCCGCAAAGAAAAATCAAAAAGATTCGCCCTAAAAAGATTGCCAAACAGGAAGAAATCACAGATCCAAATCAGCTCTGGCAGATGGACCTAAAATACGGCTACATAGATGGAACAGACCAATTCTTTTTCCAGATGTCAGTAATTGATGTCTTTGATAAAACAGTTATTGATTATCACCTGGGATTAAGCTGTAAAGCTAAAGATACCTGCAGAGTATTAAAGGCTGCTTTAAATAAAAGAAAGATGTATAAAGGCATGAATTTGCCTAAGATTAGAACAGATAACGGACCACAATTTGTCTCTAAATTATTTGGAGACACCTGTGAAAGCTTGGGATTGGAACACCAGAGAATCCCAGTTAGAACTCCTAATATGAATGCTCATATAGAGTCATTTCATTCAGTTTTAGAAAAAGATTGTTACTCAATCAATGAATTCAGCAGCTTTATAGATGCTTACAAAAAAGTCAGCGAATATATGAATTATTATAATAACAGATACCGTCATGGCAGTCTTAATGATATGCCGCCAGCAAAATTTTATAAACTGGCTAAAGCAGAAAAAATAGTTGCTGAACCAGTATTAGCTTGA
- a CDS encoding HNH endonuclease signature motif containing protein gives MEFKNKKTSTTQNYERYWKLTVEYSDINGHQFIDTLKVIVKFIDDHPSLEKKYESKLYQKLQKNINKIFPKSDQASTRKSINQFVKLGFILPKLKGYHDETKKFIKSKNDEERKLIFSEIYYKYASLSSSVTKDKTKIKQINFLLKTLMFKSEKKLTKQEIIGLMTTDISLYKKGYLNSKELFSKKNLSKVIDFESRKYNQINYFMNFLQYVPGIQVKENKSEICYIEDEFDTIKDEVKLSRDQTLFRIMKEKVKAESIEMYGDVVCYLTKKPQKGLVVSHIWPLQYALDSGYIDSAYNPNNALLLEPNIDAYFDKFDITFNKDDGIPKFNDNVHQGFIETHKNMCIEEKLLNKEREGYLDIHNNNFIDKKNYIN, from the coding sequence ATGGAATTTAAGAATAAAAAAACATCTACAACTCAAAACTATGAAAGGTATTGGAAACTAACAGTAGAGTATTCTGATATAAATGGTCATCAATTCATTGATACATTAAAAGTTATTGTAAAATTTATTGATGATCATCCATCTTTAGAAAAGAAGTATGAAAGTAAATTATATCAGAAATTACAGAAAAATATTAATAAAATCTTTCCTAAATCTGATCAAGCTTCTACACGAAAATCAATAAATCAATTTGTAAAGCTTGGTTTTATATTACCCAAATTAAAGGGATATCATGATGAAACAAAAAAATTTATAAAATCAAAAAATGATGAAGAAAGAAAACTTATTTTTTCAGAAATATATTATAAATATGCATCTTTATCATCTAGTGTCACTAAAGATAAAACAAAGATAAAACAAATAAACTTTTTACTTAAAACACTTATGTTTAAATCAGAAAAAAAACTTACAAAGCAAGAGATAATAGGTTTAATGACTACTGATATTAGTTTATATAAAAAAGGTTATTTAAATTCAAAGGAACTATTTTCTAAAAAAAATTTAAGTAAAGTCATAGATTTTGAATCTAGAAAATATAATCAAATAAATTATTTTATGAATTTTTTACAATATGTTCCTGGAATACAAGTAAAAGAAAATAAAAGTGAAATTTGTTATATTGAAGATGAATTTGATACAATTAAAGACGAAGTAAAATTATCTAGAGATCAAACGTTATTTAGGATTATGAAAGAAAAAGTAAAGGCAGAAAGTATTGAGATGTATGGAGATGTAGTTTGTTATCTTACAAAAAAGCCTCAGAAAGGTCTAGTTGTTTCTCATATTTGGCCTTTACAGTATGCATTAGATTCTGGATATATTGATTCAGCATATAATCCTAATAATGCTTTACTTTTAGAACCTAATATTGATGCTTATTTTGATAAATTTGATATTACTTTTAATAAGGATGATGGTATTCCTAAATTTAACGATAATGTTCATCAAGGTTTTATAGAAACTCATAAAAATATGTGTATTGAGGAAAAATTACTTAATAAAGAAAGGGAAGGATATTTGGATATTCATAATAACAATTTTATAGATAAAAAAAATTACATAAATTAG
- a CDS encoding DNA adenine methylase, with the protein MSKNEFPKVNYIGNKRKIVEWIGSNIPVSEGTIFDLFAGGSSVSYYLKSQGYRVITNEALYASFVINKALIENKETKLEYDKIKEIKNNNIDKNLRESLDWLESNLFYADEVDELSKFVKYSYELENYEKYLFRSLIRRSMIRKLPYSRMNVNWKNITKLRDEEYSYRKYGRRRAYHNESFEYHILDNLDEYNNAVFDNGKENKSFQMDFIDALDSIESVDVLYLDPPYPGTMNQYENFYGSFDKIFDKKIEITKLRKKENFLNNIEIILEKSQKKCDFILMSLNSRTKPTYKKIMNLMSEYGNVKLESRKHTYQLSGKKKKNSNVELLIILEF; encoded by the coding sequence ATGTCTAAAAATGAATTCCCTAAAGTAAATTATATAGGTAACAAGAGAAAAATAGTTGAGTGGATAGGATCAAATATTCCTGTATCAGAAGGTACTATATTTGACTTATTTGCTGGTGGATCTTCCGTTTCATATTATCTGAAAAGTCAAGGTTACAGAGTAATAACAAATGAAGCTTTATATGCCTCTTTTGTTATCAATAAAGCTCTAATAGAAAATAAAGAAACTAAACTTGAATATGATAAAATCAAAGAAATTAAAAATAATAATATAGATAAAAATTTAAGAGAAAGTTTAGATTGGTTAGAAAGCAATTTGTTTTATGCTGATGAAGTAGATGAGTTATCAAAATTTGTAAAATATTCATATGAGCTAGAGAATTATGAAAAATATTTATTCAGGTCATTAATAAGAAGATCTATGATTAGAAAGTTACCTTATTCTAGAATGAATGTAAATTGGAAAAATATAACTAAACTAAGAGACGAGGAATATTCTTATCGAAAATATGGAAGGCGAAGAGCTTATCATAATGAGAGTTTTGAATATCATATTCTAGATAATCTTGATGAGTATAATAACGCTGTTTTTGATAATGGCAAAGAAAACAAATCTTTTCAAATGGATTTTATAGATGCATTAGATTCAATAGAGTCTGTTGATGTATTATATTTAGATCCTCCATATCCAGGTACAATGAATCAATATGAAAATTTTTATGGTAGCTTTGATAAAATTTTTGATAAAAAAATTGAAATAACAAAGCTTAGAAAAAAAGAAAACTTTTTAAATAATATAGAGATTATATTAGAAAAATCTCAAAAAAAATGTGATTTTATTTTGATGAGTTTAAATTCTAGAACAAAACCAACATATAAAAAGATTATGAATTTAATGTCTGAATATGGTAATGTTAAATTAGAAAGTAGAAAACACACTTATCAATTAAGTGGTAAAAAGAAAAAGAATTCTAATGTTGAATTATTAATTATATTAGAATTCTAA
- a CDS encoding DNA cytosine methyltransferase: protein MLNYIDLFSGAGGMSCGFEKAGFENIFSLEFNPEFAETYKKNFPKNNLIVKDIADISEPEVKKIIGETDVDVIVGGPPCQGFSLAGRIGRTFIEDDRNYLFNEFVRIVSIVKPEMFILENVARMARHNNGNTIIEIINEFKKIDYDVKYEVLQTSDYGIPQRRKRIIIVGTKDYTFEFPKKNNSVITVKDAIDDLPTLKSAEESNIPNHNAMNHSDQMLEKMSYIKDGGDRYDIPEKLRPETGDARKYIRYNSKEPSPTVTGDMRKIFHYSQNRALTQRELARLQTFPDDFIFVGNSTKIQQEIGNAVPPKLAYKLALKVKESLNINV, encoded by the coding sequence ATGTTGAATTATATAGATTTATTTTCAGGAGCAGGAGGAATGTCTTGTGGATTTGAAAAAGCAGGTTTTGAAAATATCTTTTCATTAGAATTTAACCCAGAATTTGCTGAGACATATAAAAAGAACTTTCCTAAAAATAATTTAATAGTTAAAGATATAGCAGATATATCTGAACCAGAAGTAAAAAAAATAATAGGTGAAACAGATGTAGATGTAATAGTAGGAGGACCACCTTGTCAGGGATTCAGTTTAGCAGGTAGAATAGGAAGAACATTTATAGAAGATGATAGAAACTATTTATTCAATGAATTTGTTCGAATTGTTTCTATAGTTAAACCTGAAATGTTTATATTAGAGAATGTTGCTAGGATGGCAAGACATAATAACGGCAACACAATTATTGAAATCATAAATGAATTCAAAAAAATAGATTATGATGTTAAGTATGAGGTATTACAAACATCTGATTATGGAATTCCTCAACGAAGAAAACGAATTATTATAGTTGGTACGAAAGACTATACATTTGAATTTCCTAAAAAAAATAATTCTGTTATAACAGTTAAGGATGCAATAGATGATTTACCAACATTAAAAAGTGCAGAAGAATCAAATATACCAAATCATAATGCTATGAATCATTCAGATCAAATGTTAGAGAAAATGTCTTATATAAAAGATGGTGGAGATAGATATGATATACCTGAAAAATTACGTCCTGAGACTGGAGATGCAAGGAAATATATCCGTTATAATAGTAAGGAACCATCACCTACAGTAACAGGGGATATGAGAAAGATATTTCATTATAGCCAAAATAGGGCATTAACTCAAAGAGAGTTGGCAAGACTCCAAACTTTTCCTGATGATTTTATATTTGTTGGAAACAGTACAAAAATACAACAAGAAATTGGTAATGCAGTTCCTCCAAAATTAGCTTATAAATTAGCTTTAAAAGTAAAGGAGAGTTTGAATATAAATGTCTAA
- a CDS encoding DUF6933 domain-containing protein — MEELDQKERPALFSWHANFFRLNRRKTVVLVNDATDYTVILYGMKKNDFNNFQERVKAGIRRAFEREGIKASLIKKYLSQFEDFYYQKTQDRSHIARINNSCKFAKRFANIGSTP; from the coding sequence TTGGAAGAACTTGATCAAAAAGAAAGACCGGCTTTATTTTCCTGGCATGCTAATTTTTTTAGATTAAACCGCCGTAAAACAGTTGTCTTAGTTAATGATGCTACTGATTATACAGTGATTCTGTATGGAATGAAAAAAAATGATTTTAATAATTTTCAGGAGCGAGTAAAAGCAGGGATAAGAAGGGCTTTTGAGCGAGAGGGAATTAAAGCAAGTTTAATTAAAAAATATTTAAGTCAATTTGAAGATTTTTATTATCAGAAAACACAAGATAGAAGTCATATAGCGAGAATAAATAATTCCTGTAAATTTGCTAAAAGATTTGCTAATATCGGTTCAACCCCCTAA
- a CDS encoding methyl-accepting chemotaxis protein, protein MKIIKKLTLKTELYFVFAFIILILVGLGAGGLYAINQVHFENQKSISKWKNINFISEKENEHLVWVHELNKAINSNSQFEGELDYTNCSFRETYFKIINSDEFTKMPAQIQKVLKDIEKPHKNLHDSAAKINATLEQKTFSSEAKALKIFKNETMTSLNQLQSLFNEYKSYLENQAVANVDQVGTNVEKMRNYIITALALILILISLFVYFFTRRINKSLAKTINLADNIAAGNLQVNNLELKRDDEIAKLAKALNKMKNNIKFMISDIDKIANNLFDSSGKLSTSSQEVTERSKKVGASIAEVAAGSEKQSTQVKRANKSIKELDQEINEVENNSQAMDAQANQAIDNIAEGNENINKSIDKIKSVKDNSHQTAQDVNNLGELSNKIGDIVELINKIAEQTNLLALNAAIEAARAGEAGRGFSVVADEIRELAEESATATDQINNLIKRIQKSVNNAVGKMKANEEVVDASVEVIVGTGKSFAKIKEATLKLSNLIENISSKTSKISQNSKAVKLTIEEIAAVSKTSVTKSDEVAQTSTEQINSTQEIVKGTDNLAEMAAKLKKAINQFSL, encoded by the coding sequence ATGAAAATAATAAAAAAATTAACTTTAAAAACTGAATTATATTTCGTTTTTGCTTTTATTATCCTAATTTTAGTTGGCTTGGGAGCAGGCGGTCTTTATGCTATTAATCAAGTTCATTTTGAAAACCAAAAATCGATTTCTAAATGGAAAAATATTAATTTTATTTCAGAAAAAGAAAATGAGCATCTAGTTTGGGTCCACGAATTAAATAAGGCAATAAATTCAAATAGTCAATTTGAAGGAGAATTAGATTATACTAATTGTTCTTTTAGAGAGACTTATTTTAAAATAATTAATTCTGATGAATTTACTAAAATGCCTGCTCAAATTCAAAAAGTTTTAAAAGATATTGAAAAACCTCATAAAAATTTGCATGATTCTGCTGCCAAAATTAATGCAACTTTAGAACAAAAAACTTTTTCTTCAGAAGCTAAAGCACTCAAAATATTTAAAAATGAGACAATGACAAGCTTAAATCAGCTGCAGAGTCTTTTTAATGAATATAAGAGTTATTTAGAAAATCAAGCAGTAGCAAATGTTGATCAAGTAGGAACTAATGTGGAAAAAATGAGAAATTATATAATTACAGCTTTAGCTTTAATTTTAATTTTAATCTCCTTATTTGTCTACTTTTTTACCAGAAGAATAAATAAGTCCTTAGCTAAAACTATTAATTTAGCTGATAATATTGCTGCTGGTAATTTGCAAGTTAATAATTTAGAATTAAAAAGAGATGATGAAATTGCAAAATTAGCCAAAGCTTTAAATAAAATGAAAAATAATATTAAGTTTATGATTTCAGATATTGATAAAATTGCTAATAATCTATTTGATTCAAGTGGGAAATTATCGACTTCAAGCCAAGAAGTAACTGAAAGATCTAAAAAAGTTGGTGCTTCTATTGCAGAAGTTGCTGCTGGTTCAGAAAAACAGTCAACTCAAGTTAAAAGAGCAAATAAAAGTATTAAAGAATTAGATCAAGAAATAAATGAAGTAGAAAATAATTCTCAAGCAATGGATGCTCAAGCTAATCAAGCGATCGATAATATTGCTGAAGGTAATGAAAATATTAATAAATCAATTGATAAAATTAAAAGTGTAAAAGATAATTCACATCAAACTGCTCAAGATGTAAATAATTTAGGTGAACTATCAAATAAAATTGGAGATATTGTAGAACTAATCAATAAAATAGCCGAACAAACTAATTTATTAGCTTTAAATGCTGCTATAGAAGCTGCTAGAGCCGGAGAAGCTGGGCGAGGTTTTAGTGTTGTTGCAGATGAAATTAGAGAATTGGCAGAAGAATCAGCTACTGCTACTGATCAGATTAATAATTTAATTAAAAGAATCCAAAAAAGTGTAAATAATGCTGTTGGTAAAATGAAAGCTAATGAAGAAGTAGTTGATGCTAGTGTTGAAGTTATTGTAGGTACGGGTAAATCTTTTGCTAAGATCAAAGAAGCTACTTTAAAATTAAGTAATTTGATCGAAAATATAAGTTCTAAAACAAGCAAAATTAGTCAAAATAGTAAAGCAGTTAAATTAACAATTGAAGAAATTGCAGCTGTAAGTAAGACATCTGTTACTAAATCAGATGAGGTTGCTCAAACAAGTACTGAACAAATTAATTCTACTCAAGAAATTGTTAAAGGAACAGATAATTTGGCTGAAATGGCTGCTAAATTGAAAAAAGCTATAAACCAATTTAGTTTATAA
- a CDS encoding carbon-nitrogen hydrolase family protein codes for MENYNQKKAKVAVVQAAPVIMDQAKTITKLESLAIKAAEAGAEIVVFPEAFIPAYPRGLSFKTKVGSRSKEGKEDWFRYWENSVQVPGKTTARLANLAKENNIYLVVGVIEKEVGAKRTLYCTVLYFTPEGKLAGKHQKLKPTGSERYIWGEGDGSTLTAIETPYGKLGGLICWENYMPLARAAIYAKGVKIYVAPTADSREEWQSTMRHIALEGRCFVLACNQFVTKAMYPSDLACYDELETEPDLMCRGGSAIIAPTGEYIAGPVYDQEEILYADLDLSLITKSSFDFDVNGHYSRPDVFQLIVNEKEQKNVKWQK; via the coding sequence ATGGAAAATTATAATCAAAAAAAGGCGAAAGTTGCTGTTGTTCAGGCAGCACCAGTGATTATGGATCAAGCAAAAACGATTACTAAATTAGAATCTTTAGCAATTAAAGCAGCTGAAGCAGGAGCAGAAATTGTTGTTTTCCCAGAAGCTTTTATCCCAGCTTATCCGCGGGGCTTAAGTTTTAAAACAAAAGTTGGTAGCCGCTCCAAAGAGGGAAAAGAAGATTGGTTTAGATACTGGGAAAACTCTGTTCAGGTACCTGGAAAAACAACTGCCAGATTAGCAAATTTGGCTAAAGAAAATAATATTTATTTAGTTGTTGGGGTTATAGAAAAAGAAGTAGGAGCTAAAAGAACTCTATATTGTACAGTTTTATATTTTACTCCAGAAGGAAAGTTAGCTGGCAAACATCAAAAATTGAAACCAACTGGTTCTGAAAGATATATCTGGGGAGAAGGAGATGGAAGTACTTTAACTGCTATCGAAACTCCTTATGGTAAGCTTGGTGGTTTAATCTGTTGGGAAAACTATATGCCTTTAGCTAGAGCAGCCATTTATGCTAAAGGGGTTAAGATTTATGTTGCTCCAACTGCTGATTCCAGAGAAGAATGGCAGTCAACAATGCGCCATATTGCTTTAGAGGGCAGATGCTTTGTTTTAGCCTGTAATCAATTTGTAACCAAGGCTATGTACCCCAGTGATTTAGCCTGTTATGATGAACTAGAAACTGAGCCAGATTTAATGTGCCGAGGAGGAAGTGCAATTATTGCTCCAACTGGAGAATACATAGCAGGACCTGTTTATGATCAAGAAGAGATTTTATATGCTGATTTGGATTTGAGTTTAATTACTAAAAGCAGTTTTGATTTTGATGTTAATGGACATTATTCAAGGCCAGATGTTTTTCAATTAATAGTCAATGAAAAAGAACAAAAAAATGTAAAGTGGCAAAAATAA